A DNA window from Desulfobaccales bacterium contains the following coding sequences:
- the rimO gene encoding 30S ribosomal protein S12 methylthiotransferase RimO produces MNHNNFPLKIYAVSLGCPKNLVDTEIMLGRLTQAGWEVTGDPAAADVLLVNTCGFIEAACKEAVDTILSMARVKENEPGKRLVVAGCLVQRYGADLAQELPEVDLFVGVNDFPALADMLAGLATGQADRLFHTAPPYAYAAPEARYPATPAHLAYLKIAEGCSHRCTFCIIPQIRGPLRSRPLKTLVREAELLAGAGVKELILVAQDTTAYGKEEPGQPGLAALLRELAGIDGFRWIRLLYAHPARITRELLETMAAHPRILPYLDLPIQHGHDEVLRRMGRGYGRREILDAVQLIREILPGATLRTTVMTGFPGETEEHYQTLIDLMEEVRFDHLGVFLYCPETGTPAAQWSPKVSRREARRRARHLKAIQARIVKARLKALVGQVAEVLVEGVSPESDYLLTGRMMSQAPDIDGQVYITAGVGQVGEIQTVRITRALPYDLVGEIVEDGEKG; encoded by the coding sequence TTGAATCATAATAACTTCCCCCTCAAGATCTACGCCGTCTCCTTGGGCTGCCCAAAAAACCTGGTGGACACGGAAATTATGTTGGGGCGGCTGACCCAGGCGGGCTGGGAGGTTACCGGGGATCCAGCCGCGGCGGACGTGCTCCTGGTCAATACCTGCGGGTTTATTGAGGCAGCCTGTAAAGAAGCGGTGGACACTATCCTTTCGATGGCCCGGGTCAAGGAGAATGAGCCCGGCAAGCGCCTGGTGGTGGCCGGGTGCCTGGTGCAGCGCTATGGGGCTGACCTGGCGCAAGAACTGCCGGAAGTGGACCTCTTTGTGGGGGTCAACGATTTTCCGGCCCTGGCGGATATGCTGGCAGGGCTTGCGACCGGGCAGGCAGACCGGTTATTTCATACGGCCCCACCCTACGCCTACGCGGCCCCCGAGGCGCGCTACCCCGCCACACCGGCACATCTGGCGTATCTCAAGATCGCCGAAGGCTGCAGCCACCGCTGTACTTTCTGTATCATCCCCCAGATTCGCGGGCCCTTGCGCAGCCGCCCTCTGAAGACTTTGGTGCGGGAGGCCGAACTGCTTGCCGGGGCCGGAGTTAAAGAACTCATCCTGGTGGCCCAGGACACCACGGCCTACGGCAAAGAGGAGCCGGGGCAACCGGGGCTTGCGGCGTTGCTTAGGGAACTGGCCGGGATTGACGGGTTCCGGTGGATTCGCTTGCTGTATGCCCATCCTGCCCGAATCACCCGGGAGCTTTTGGAGACCATGGCGGCTCATCCCCGGATTTTGCCTTACCTGGACCTGCCCATCCAGCACGGCCACGACGAGGTTTTAAGACGCATGGGGCGCGGCTATGGCCGCCGGGAGATTTTGGACGCGGTCCAGCTTATTCGGGAAATCCTCCCCGGGGCGACGCTACGCACCACGGTCATGACGGGCTTCCCCGGAGAGACCGAGGAACACTATCAGACCCTGATTGATCTTATGGAAGAGGTACGTTTCGATCATTTGGGGGTTTTCTTATATTGCCCGGAAACGGGAACTCCTGCAGCCCAGTGGAGTCCCAAGGTGTCCCGGCGGGAGGCCCGGCGCCGGGCCCGTCACCTCAAGGCCATACAGGCCAGGATCGTCAAGGCCCGGCTCAAGGCCCTGGTGGGGCAGGTGGCCGAGGTCCTGGTGGAAGGGGTGAGCCCGGAGAGCGACTACCTGCTCACGGGACGCATGATGAGCCAGGCCCCGGATATCGACGGCCAGGTTTATATTACCGCGGGAGTTGGTCAGGTGGGGGAGATCCAGACGGTACGGATTACCCGGGCGCTGCCTTATGATTTGGTGGGGGAGATTGTGGAGGACGGGGAAAAGGGATAA
- the groL gene encoding chaperonin GroEL (60 kDa chaperone family; promotes refolding of misfolded polypeptides especially under stressful conditions; forms two stacked rings of heptamers to form a barrel-shaped 14mer; ends can be capped by GroES; misfolded proteins enter the barrel where they are refolded when GroES binds), which produces MSAKEIKYDIKARESMLRGVNTLADAVKVTLGPKGRNVILEKAFGAPAITKDGVTVAKEIELEDKFENMGAQMVREVASKTSDVAGDGTTTATILAQAIYREGSRLVAAGTNPMALKRGIEQAVTAVVEELHKISKPTKDQKEIAQVGTISANNDPSIGNIIADAMAKVGKEGVITVEEAKGMETTLEVVEGMQFDRGYISPYFVTNPEKMEAALEEPYILIHEKKVSAMKDLLPVLETIAKMGKPLVIIAEDVDGEALATLVVNKLRGTLQVAAVKAPGFGDRRKAMLEDIAILTGGQMISEDMGWKLENVTVKELGTARKVSLDRDNTTIIDGGGDRAAIEGRVKQIRVQIDETTSDYDREKLQERLAKLVGGVAVIRVGAATEVEMKEKKARVEDALNATRAAVEEGIVPGGGVALMRCAPALAGLKLKSHDEDLGVNIIKRALEEPIRQIANNAGFEGSVVAEHVKNEKGAMGFNAESGQYEDLMEAGVIDPTKVTRYAIQNAASVASLLITTEAMIAEKPKKESPMPPMGGGGMGGMEGMY; this is translated from the coding sequence ATGTCTGCAAAAGAAATTAAATATGACATTAAAGCCCGGGAGTCTATGCTCCGGGGCGTCAATACCTTGGCGGACGCCGTCAAAGTCACCCTGGGTCCCAAGGGCCGTAACGTAATCCTGGAAAAAGCCTTCGGCGCCCCGGCCATCACCAAGGACGGCGTTACCGTCGCCAAAGAGATCGAACTGGAAGACAAATTCGAGAACATGGGGGCCCAGATGGTTCGGGAAGTGGCCTCCAAGACCTCCGATGTCGCCGGCGACGGCACCACCACCGCCACCATCCTGGCCCAGGCCATCTACCGCGAAGGCTCCCGCCTCGTGGCCGCCGGCACCAACCCCATGGCCTTGAAGCGCGGCATCGAGCAGGCCGTGACCGCGGTCGTGGAAGAGCTCCACAAGATTTCCAAGCCCACCAAAGACCAGAAAGAAATCGCCCAGGTCGGCACCATCAGCGCCAACAACGACCCCTCCATCGGTAACATCATTGCCGATGCCATGGCCAAGGTCGGCAAAGAAGGCGTCATCACCGTAGAAGAAGCCAAAGGCATGGAAACCACTCTGGAAGTGGTGGAAGGCATGCAGTTCGACCGCGGCTACATCTCCCCCTACTTCGTCACCAACCCGGAGAAGATGGAAGCCGCCCTGGAAGAGCCCTACATCCTCATCCACGAGAAGAAGGTCAGCGCCATGAAAGACCTGCTCCCCGTGCTCGAGACCATTGCCAAAATGGGCAAACCCCTGGTGATCATCGCCGAGGACGTGGACGGCGAAGCCCTGGCCACCCTGGTAGTCAACAAACTGCGCGGCACCCTCCAGGTCGCGGCCGTCAAGGCCCCCGGCTTCGGCGACCGCCGCAAAGCCATGTTGGAAGACATCGCCATCCTCACCGGCGGCCAGATGATCTCCGAGGACATGGGCTGGAAGCTGGAAAACGTCACGGTCAAAGAGCTGGGCACCGCCCGCAAAGTGAGCCTCGACCGGGATAACACCACCATCATCGACGGCGGCGGCGACCGTGCGGCCATCGAAGGCCGCGTGAAACAGATTCGCGTCCAGATCGATGAGACCACCTCCGACTACGACCGGGAAAAGCTCCAGGAGCGCCTGGCCAAGTTGGTGGGCGGCGTCGCGGTTATCCGTGTCGGCGCGGCCACTGAGGTCGAAATGAAAGAGAAGAAGGCTCGGGTAGAAGACGCCCTCAACGCCACCCGCGCGGCGGTGGAAGAAGGCATCGTGCCCGGCGGCGGCGTCGCCCTCATGCGCTGCGCCCCGGCCCTGGCCGGCCTGAAGCTGAAGAGTCATGACGAAGATCTGGGCGTCAATATCATCAAGCGGGCTCTGGAAGAACCCATCCGCCAGATCGCTAACAACGCCGGCTTCGAAGGTTCCGTAGTGGCGGAGCATGTCAAAAACGAGAAAGGCGCCATGGGCTTCAACGCCGAATCTGGCCAATACGAGGACCTGATGGAAGCGGGCGTCATCGACCCCACCAAGGTCACCCGCTACGCTATCCAGAATGCCGCTTCAGTGGCTTCCTTGTTGATCACCACCGAAGCCATGATCGCCGAGAAACCCAAGAAAGAATCGCCGATGCCCCCCATGGGCGGCGGCGGCATGGGCGGCATGGAAGGCATGTACTAA
- a CDS encoding polyprenyl synthetase family protein, translating to MSATGKSILKDLEKDVVAINLALSANLQTHVPLIAEVGRHILLSGGKRVRPLLFILAARMCGCQGNSLSDFSTIFEYLHAATLLHDDVIDAANVRRGVSTANTIWGNQAVILVGDFLLAKALSLAVTTNKLKILQVLSHATTMMAEGEILQLLHAGNLKITEADYFDVITRKTAILMAAACQIGAILGGVEPTQEEALSQMGLNLGITFQVVDDILDYTGNERELGKQVCADLREGRITLPLIHALAQANTADRERLEAIAQDLTPESAPELKNLLDKYGSLDHARAIARDYTLKAQDNLGTFPASLEKTYFWAITEELLSRTH from the coding sequence ATGAGCGCCACGGGCAAAAGTATCCTGAAAGACCTGGAAAAAGATGTGGTCGCCATCAATCTGGCGCTTTCGGCCAATCTTCAGACCCACGTGCCGTTGATCGCCGAGGTGGGGCGCCATATCCTGCTCAGCGGCGGCAAGCGCGTGCGGCCGCTCTTGTTCATTCTGGCGGCGCGGATGTGCGGCTGCCAGGGCAACAGTCTGAGCGATTTCTCGACGATCTTCGAATATCTGCACGCAGCCACGCTGTTGCACGACGATGTCATCGATGCGGCCAACGTGCGCCGGGGGGTTTCCACCGCCAACACCATCTGGGGCAACCAGGCGGTGATCCTGGTGGGGGACTTTCTCCTGGCCAAGGCTTTGTCCTTGGCGGTAACCACCAATAAATTGAAGATCTTGCAAGTTTTGTCCCACGCCACCACCATGATGGCCGAAGGGGAGATCCTGCAGCTTTTGCACGCGGGCAATTTGAAGATTACCGAAGCCGATTACTTCGACGTCATCACGCGCAAGACTGCGATCCTCATGGCGGCTGCGTGTCAGATCGGGGCCATCTTGGGCGGGGTCGAGCCCACCCAGGAGGAGGCCTTGAGCCAGATGGGCCTGAACCTGGGGATCACCTTTCAGGTGGTAGACGATATTCTGGATTATACCGGGAACGAACGGGAGTTGGGCAAGCAGGTATGCGCTGACCTTAGAGAAGGGCGCATCACCCTGCCTTTGATCCACGCCCTGGCCCAGGCCAATACGGCAGACCGGGAGCGCCTGGAGGCCATTGCCCAGGACCTGACCCCGGAGTCCGCCCCGGAACTGAAGAATCTCCTGGATAAGTACGGCTCGCTGGACCACGCCCGGGCCATCGCCCGGGACTACACCCTGAAGGCCCAGGATAACCTGGGGACCTTCCCTGCCTCCCTGGAAAAGACCTATTTTTGGGCTATTACCGAAGAACTCCTGAGTCGCACCCATTGA
- a CDS encoding transglycosylase SLT domain-containing protein, with amino-acid sequence MISWLVGVVVCLAFLAGCGGGQKGAQVKADPVQPEITVPVVDDNADEAALTEELSPNRVEELYAKSGIPGSDSSLEDELQKWDHQIKFDVPIQMNKQVKAYLVYFSTERKAVITRYLARSTRYLPMIKEVFQEAGLPEDLAYLAMIESGFNNKAYSPAAASGMWQFIKGTGLRYGLTIDGYVDERRDPEKATRAAAQYLLDLYKQFGSWYLAAASYNCGEGRVQRELNQSNHKNFWELSANMCLPTETKNYVPQMIAATIIAKNPEKFGFKNVPYLPPLKIDKVPIKETTSLTAVAVAVNVPSEEVAALNPELLRGITPPDAPSYSLNLPPNSKELFTKNITIARIEHPAVASHPIRVARSSGRSYSSRGSSRSSASQSTEVAHKSSPKSRTYAKPAKKASRTYAKQEQPNHSTPAKAQTATLAKANTPAKASAAPVQASMFGTSSVAAKPAEAKKTKVALIGTAKDNSNTQASKAKKSSDTRLAKKTDNSAKSSSKPKKNGSSNKNAKDKYSHAKSKRPLMVSEAR; translated from the coding sequence ATGATATCTTGGCTCGTGGGGGTGGTAGTTTGCCTCGCATTTCTGGCGGGATGCGGCGGCGGTCAAAAAGGCGCTCAGGTCAAGGCCGACCCGGTCCAACCGGAAATCACGGTTCCCGTGGTCGATGACAACGCCGACGAAGCCGCCCTAACCGAGGAGTTGAGCCCCAACCGCGTGGAGGAGCTTTACGCCAAGAGCGGTATCCCCGGTTCGGACAGCAGCCTGGAAGATGAATTGCAAAAATGGGATCATCAGATCAAATTTGATGTGCCCATCCAAATGAATAAGCAGGTTAAGGCCTATCTGGTCTACTTCTCCACCGAGCGCAAAGCGGTCATCACGCGCTACCTGGCCCGCTCCACCCGCTATCTGCCCATGATCAAAGAGGTGTTCCAGGAGGCCGGCCTTCCGGAAGACCTGGCCTATCTCGCCATGATCGAAAGCGGCTTTAATAACAAGGCCTATTCCCCGGCCGCCGCCAGCGGCATGTGGCAGTTCATCAAAGGCACCGGCCTGCGTTACGGCTTGACCATTGACGGCTACGTGGATGAGCGCCGGGACCCGGAAAAGGCCACCCGGGCCGCCGCCCAATATCTCCTGGACCTCTATAAACAATTCGGTTCCTGGTATCTGGCCGCTGCCTCTTACAACTGCGGCGAGGGCAGGGTGCAGCGGGAGTTGAACCAGAGCAACCACAAGAACTTCTGGGAACTCTCCGCCAACATGTGCCTGCCCACCGAGACTAAAAATTACGTGCCCCAGATGATCGCGGCTACTATCATCGCCAAGAACCCGGAAAAATTCGGCTTTAAAAATGTCCCTTATTTACCGCCGCTCAAAATTGACAAGGTCCCCATAAAGGAAACCACGTCCCTGACGGCCGTCGCGGTAGCCGTGAACGTGCCCTCCGAGGAAGTGGCGGCCCTCAACCCGGAGTTGCTCCGGGGCATAACTCCCCCGGATGCGCCGTCCTACTCCTTGAATCTGCCGCCCAACAGCAAAGAATTGTTCACGAAAAATATTACCATTGCCCGCATCGAGCATCCCGCGGTGGCCTCGCACCCCATCCGGGTGGCCCGCAGTTCCGGACGCTCCTATTCCAGCCGCGGGAGCAGTCGGAGTTCTGCCAGCCAGTCCACCGAGGTGGCTCACAAATCCAGCCCCAAGAGCCGGACCTATGCCAAGCCCGCCAAAAAGGCCAGCCGCACTTATGCCAAACAGGAGCAACCGAACCACAGCACCCCCGCCAAAGCTCAAACGGCCACCCTTGCCAAGGCTAATACTCCGGCTAAGGCTAGCGCAGCCCCGGTCCAGGCCTCTATGTTCGGTACATCGTCTGTGGCCGCCAAGCCGGCTGAAGCCAAAAAGACCAAAGTGGCCCTCATAGGCACTGCCAAGGATAATTCCAATACCCAGGCATCCAAAGCCAAAAAATCCAGCGACACCCGCTTGGCGAAAAAGACCGATAACTCCGCCAAGAGTTCCAGCAAACCCAAGAAGAACGGTTCGTCCAACAAGAATGCCAAGGATAAGTATTCTCACGCCAAATCCAAACGGCCTCTCATGGTTTCCGAAGCCCGGTAA
- the amrB gene encoding AmmeMemoRadiSam system protein B, producing MRTRERMLPIGWYPASASACKAEIDKFIAGTAPLPAGTTVFGGIVPHAGWHFSGKAAARIFYLAAKALQPQVVCIFGGHLGGSSPPLLVADDAMETPMGDLPLATEFYAPLAKRLTLREEYPGDNTIEVQIPFIKYFFPQAKVLALRSPHSATAIDLGKAVAAVAKELKVSILTFGSTDLTHYGPNYGFSPKGYGPEAVKWVKEVNDKRFIDEALKLDGAGMLKTAAEDQSACSAGGAVAAVAAAKADGAHKAKLVDYYTSFDIMPGESFVGYAGIVLEG from the coding sequence ATGCGAACCCGTGAACGGATGTTGCCCATAGGGTGGTACCCCGCCAGCGCCAGCGCCTGTAAAGCGGAGATCGACAAATTCATCGCCGGTACGGCGCCGCTCCCTGCGGGGACCACGGTATTCGGTGGCATCGTTCCTCATGCCGGCTGGCACTTTTCCGGCAAAGCCGCGGCCCGGATCTTTTATCTGGCTGCCAAGGCCTTGCAGCCGCAGGTAGTGTGCATCTTCGGCGGCCACCTGGGAGGGAGCTCGCCGCCGCTGCTGGTGGCCGACGACGCGATGGAAACCCCCATGGGAGACCTCCCCCTGGCCACGGAATTCTATGCGCCCCTGGCCAAGCGCCTGACGCTCCGGGAGGAATATCCCGGAGATAACACCATCGAGGTGCAGATCCCTTTCATTAAGTATTTCTTCCCTCAGGCCAAAGTTCTGGCCCTGCGCTCGCCACACTCCGCCACGGCCATCGATTTAGGCAAGGCGGTGGCCGCGGTGGCCAAAGAACTTAAGGTCAGCATCCTGACCTTCGGATCTACCGACCTCACCCACTACGGGCCCAACTATGGCTTCTCCCCCAAGGGCTACGGGCCTGAGGCGGTGAAGTGGGTCAAAGAGGTCAACGACAAAAGATTCATCGACGAGGCCCTGAAACTGGACGGGGCCGGGATGCTCAAGACCGCGGCCGAAGACCAGAGCGCTTGCAGCGCCGGCGGGGCGGTGGCCGCGGTGGCCGCAGCCAAGGCCGACGGCGCCCATAAAGCCAAACTGGTGGACTACTACACCAGCTTCGACATCATGCCCGGCGAAAGCTTCGTGGGCTACGCCGGGATCGTGCTGGAGGGGTAA
- the groES gene encoding co-chaperone GroES — MKVKPLNDRVLVKRIEEVQVTKGGILIPDTAKEKPIEGKVISVGPGKMSDAGNRMPLQLKEGDRVLFGKYAGTEIKMEGEEYLMMREEDILAVLTD; from the coding sequence ATGAAGGTTAAACCCTTGAACGACCGGGTTCTGGTCAAAAGGATCGAAGAGGTGCAGGTCACCAAAGGCGGCATCCTCATTCCCGATACCGCCAAAGAGAAGCCCATTGAAGGCAAAGTCATCTCCGTCGGCCCCGGCAAAATGAGCGACGCCGGTAACCGCATGCCTCTTCAACTGAAAGAAGGCGACCGGGTCCTGTTCGGCAAGTATGCCGGCACCGAAATTAAGATGGAAGGCGAAGAATACCTGATGATGCGGGAAGAAGACATCCTCGCTGTTCTCACCGACTAA
- a CDS encoding type II toxin-antitoxin system HicB family antitoxin, translating to MKRQLTAIIEREGDGYVSLCPELDIASQGDTVQAARENLREALELFFESASSEEIKSRLREEVYVTQVEVAVG from the coding sequence ATGAAACGGCAACTTACGGCCATTATTGAACGCGAAGGGGATGGCTATGTGTCTTTGTGCCCTGAACTCGATATAGCCAGTCAGGGAGACACCGTCCAGGCAGCTCGAGAAAATCTCCGGGAAGCCTTGGAACTCTTTTTTGAATCGGCTTCCTCGGAGGAGATCAAGAGTCGGCTCCGGGAAGAGGTTTATGTTACCCAGGTTGAGGTAGCAGTTGGGTAA
- a CDS encoding flavodoxin family protein has protein sequence MANAIRENFMNILALNSSPRENETSKTELVLQKFLEGAKRAGAVAETLYLRNYKINHCLGCYGCWVQTPGRCIQKDDMSEVLFDRYLAADLVVLASPIYHATMNARMKLFVERTLPMMDPLKETSEAGGIPHRFEKMPRVVTLSVCGFWDPAMFQALSMTWRMCLGNDLVAEIYRHSAEFLSIPEFQPQAQAILDAVAQAGEEVVRQGQVTPATLAALAQDLAPGETLARLLREFWSQSATG, from the coding sequence TTGGCAAACGCTATAAGGGAGAACTTCATGAACATCCTGGCCTTGAACAGCAGCCCGCGGGAGAACGAAACCAGCAAGACCGAACTGGTCTTACAAAAATTCTTGGAAGGGGCCAAACGCGCCGGGGCCGTGGCCGAGACCCTCTACCTGCGGAACTACAAGATCAACCACTGTCTGGGCTGCTATGGTTGCTGGGTCCAGACCCCAGGCCGCTGCATCCAGAAAGACGACATGTCGGAGGTCCTGTTTGACCGGTATCTGGCGGCCGATCTGGTGGTGCTGGCCTCCCCCATCTACCACGCCACTATGAACGCCCGCATGAAGCTTTTCGTGGAACGCACCTTGCCCATGATGGACCCCTTAAAGGAAACGTCCGAGGCCGGGGGCATCCCGCACCGCTTCGAGAAGATGCCACGAGTGGTGACCTTGAGCGTCTGCGGCTTCTGGGACCCGGCCATGTTCCAGGCCTTGTCCATGACCTGGCGCATGTGCCTGGGCAATGACCTTGTCGCCGAAATCTACCGCCATTCCGCCGAATTTCTCTCCATCCCCGAATTTCAGCCCCAGGCCCAAGCCATCCTGGACGCCGTAGCTCAGGCCGGGGAAGAAGTGGTGCGTCAGGGCCAGGTCACCCCGGCCACCCTGGCCGCCCTCGCCCAGGACCTGGCCCCCGGCGAAACCCTGGCCCGCCTCCTCCGGGAATTTTGGTCCCAAAGCGCCACCGGGTAA